The proteins below come from a single Candidatus Eisenbacteria bacterium genomic window:
- a CDS encoding heme A synthase produces the protein MPANRSRLPSFFVVTLGLVFVLVVWGGIVRLSGSGLAIPDWPLAHGGVLPKQETRVMIEYIHRVLAMTVGVFTLGLAIAVYAIPRYRAPLGGMMAVALVTLVVQIVMGGRVVLEELRVQRVVAHLLLAFLFFAILLRMTLRAQDLDRGPGEKGVVQGTRGLRAWSHAAAGLVFVQAGLGGWVSSSGAGLSCPDFPTCQGSWFPRMEGLVGIHYAHRLGAYVVFAAVLGLLIRAASAPLPPRARWPLRIAGVLVALQMLLGIGNVVLGLPLAVSAGHLATALALFGTLLVANHELARL, from the coding sequence ATGCCAGCGAACCGAAGCCGCCTGCCGAGCTTCTTCGTCGTCACGCTGGGGCTCGTCTTCGTGCTCGTGGTTTGGGGCGGAATCGTCCGGCTCAGTGGCTCGGGGCTCGCGATCCCCGACTGGCCCCTCGCGCACGGGGGCGTCCTGCCCAAGCAGGAGACGCGGGTGATGATCGAGTACATCCACCGCGTTCTCGCCATGACGGTGGGCGTCTTCACCCTGGGGCTCGCGATCGCGGTCTATGCGATCCCGCGCTACCGCGCCCCGCTCGGAGGTATGATGGCCGTCGCGCTCGTGACGCTCGTGGTCCAGATCGTCATGGGCGGACGCGTGGTCCTGGAGGAGCTTCGCGTCCAGCGGGTGGTGGCCCATCTCCTGCTCGCGTTTCTCTTCTTCGCGATCCTTCTCCGGATGACGCTTCGCGCCCAGGATCTCGATCGCGGCCCAGGGGAGAAGGGCGTGGTCCAGGGGACCAGGGGGCTCAGAGCTTGGAGCCACGCCGCGGCGGGTCTGGTGTTCGTGCAGGCCGGGCTCGGCGGATGGGTCTCCTCGTCGGGAGCGGGGCTCTCGTGCCCCGATTTTCCTACCTGCCAGGGGTCCTGGTTCCCCAGAATGGAGGGGCTCGTGGGAATTCATTACGCACATAGGCTCGGCGCCTACGTGGTCTTTGCCGCGGTGCTCGGGCTCTTGATCCGCGCGGCTTCGGCGCCGCTTCCCCCTCGGGCGAGGTGGCCGCTGCGGATCGCGGGGGTGCTGGTGGCCTTACAGATGCTGCTCGGAATCGGCAACGTGGTGCTGGGGCTGCCCCTGGCGGTCAGCGCGGGGCATCTGGCGACCGCGCTCGCGCTGTTCGGAACCCTGCTGGTCGCGAACCATGAGCTTGCCCGTCTCTAG
- the glk gene encoding glucokinase — protein MASRPRRSGAPPPDHRAGARRGAPVILAGDVGGTKTYVAQFELRNGGLGPPLAVEHIRNDGYPSLEALLEDYGSRHPGHAAAACFGVAGPVVKNRARVTHLGWTIEAAHLARKLKLKRVHLINDLVANGYGLAALEPNELETIQPGQRDDESNSALVAAGTGLGESILVRVRGDLVPVPSEAGHADFAPRTDDELRVFRAFRARYGRVSYERILSGPGLAAVAELFHEERGESAVWARHVAEGGEDGPAGHVSRLGMERACRACEDALRLFVGVYGAEAGNLALRALAWAGIYLGGGIAPKILPALHWDIFLEAFRDKDHLRPLLASIPVWVIRNERTALLGAARYAAIAEA, from the coding sequence TTGGCTTCTCGACCGAGGCGCAGCGGGGCGCCTCCCCCGGACCACCGCGCAGGCGCTCGAAGAGGAGCGCCGGTGATCCTGGCCGGCGACGTCGGCGGGACCAAAACCTACGTCGCCCAATTCGAGCTTCGCAACGGGGGGCTCGGTCCCCCGCTTGCGGTGGAGCACATCCGGAACGACGGATATCCCTCGCTCGAGGCGCTGCTCGAGGATTACGGCTCCCGCCACCCCGGCCACGCCGCGGCGGCCTGCTTCGGCGTCGCGGGGCCGGTCGTGAAAAACCGCGCCCGCGTGACCCACCTGGGGTGGACCATCGAGGCGGCGCACCTCGCCCGGAAGCTCAAGCTGAAGCGCGTCCATCTCATCAACGACCTCGTGGCGAACGGCTATGGGCTCGCGGCGCTCGAGCCGAACGAGCTCGAGACGATTCAGCCCGGGCAACGCGACGATGAGAGCAACTCCGCTCTCGTGGCGGCCGGCACCGGGCTCGGCGAATCCATCCTGGTGCGCGTGCGAGGCGATCTTGTTCCGGTCCCCTCCGAAGCGGGACACGCCGATTTCGCGCCGCGCACGGACGACGAGCTGCGCGTCTTCCGCGCGTTCCGCGCCCGCTATGGCCGCGTGAGCTACGAGCGGATTCTCTCGGGCCCGGGCCTTGCCGCGGTGGCGGAGCTGTTCCACGAGGAGCGCGGGGAGTCCGCGGTGTGGGCGCGGCATGTCGCCGAAGGCGGCGAGGACGGGCCGGCCGGCCACGTCAGCCGGCTCGGCATGGAGCGAGCCTGCCGCGCGTGCGAGGACGCGCTTCGGCTCTTCGTGGGCGTCTACGGCGCCGAGGCCGGCAACTTGGCCCTGCGCGCCCTGGCGTGGGCCGGAATCTACCTGGGTGGAGGAATCGCGCCCAAGATCCTGCCGGCCCTCCACTGGGACATTTTCCTCGAGGCGTTCCGGGACAAGGACCATCTGCGCCCGCTCCTCGCTTCGATCCCCGTATGGGTCATTCGAAACGAGCGCACGGCCCTCCTGGGCGCCGCCCGCTACGCCGCGATCGCGGAAGCCTGA
- a CDS encoding c-type cytochrome has product MTGTMRPEPDPRHEENAVPGLAIAQFVVTGVLLGLMATLAYMAGMRSAGSEGGEARATAAKPGASVDVASLLKPTPELIAKGKSLFAVNCASCHGPNGFGDGPAAVALNPKPRNFHEGYWKYGGGVARIVQTVSTGSPGTAMAAFTNIPLEDRFALAHYVRSLSPKPGEDRPEDLAWLGPIGGAPGAGAGPGGTPGGTLGGPPKPGPTIPVEVAIRLLAEPNPPVGMAAAAPADGPGASLYAERCASCHGASGEGGVRVRMLGSAPYAYVTTMKISTSRTGWAGDPARFEKLVVEGIPGYVMPGSGNLSHAEIRGLYDFTMSLRARQAGSTAGNAAFLPAPAPAGANRS; this is encoded by the coding sequence GTGACCGGCACGATGCGTCCAGAACCCGACCCGCGGCACGAGGAGAACGCCGTGCCCGGTCTCGCGATCGCGCAGTTCGTGGTCACGGGCGTGCTCCTCGGTCTCATGGCGACGCTCGCCTACATGGCGGGCATGCGCTCGGCCGGGAGCGAGGGCGGCGAGGCGCGCGCGACCGCGGCGAAACCGGGAGCGTCGGTGGATGTCGCGTCGCTGTTGAAGCCGACGCCCGAGCTGATCGCGAAGGGGAAGAGCCTCTTCGCGGTCAACTGCGCTTCCTGCCACGGGCCGAACGGCTTTGGGGACGGGCCCGCCGCGGTGGCGCTCAACCCGAAACCGCGAAATTTCCACGAGGGGTACTGGAAATACGGAGGGGGCGTCGCCCGTATCGTTCAGACCGTCTCGACCGGATCTCCCGGGACCGCGATGGCCGCGTTCACGAATATCCCCCTCGAGGATCGCTTCGCCCTGGCGCATTACGTGCGTTCGCTTTCGCCGAAGCCCGGGGAGGACAGGCCGGAGGATCTGGCCTGGCTGGGTCCGATCGGGGGAGCGCCGGGCGCCGGCGCGGGACCGGGAGGGACTCCGGGCGGCACGCTGGGCGGTCCCCCCAAACCCGGTCCCACGATTCCCGTGGAAGTGGCGATCCGCCTTCTCGCGGAGCCGAACCCGCCTGTGGGTATGGCCGCGGCGGCCCCGGCGGACGGTCCCGGCGCGTCGCTCTATGCCGAACGGTGCGCCTCGTGTCACGGCGCATCCGGCGAGGGGGGAGTGCGGGTGCGCATGCTGGGCTCCGCGCCGTACGCTTACGTGACGACCATGAAGATCTCGACTTCGCGGACCGGGTGGGCGGGAGACCCCGCGCGGTTCGAGAAACTGGTTGTGGAAGGAATCCCCGGGTACGTGATGCCCGGAAGCGGAAATCTCTCGCACGCCGAGATCCGTGGGCTATACGATTTCACCATGAGCCTGCGGGCGCGGCAGGCAGGAAGCACGGCCGGGAACGCCGCGTTCCTTCCTGCTCCGGCGCCGGCCGGCGCGAACCGGAGCTGA
- the zwf gene encoding glucose-6-phosphate dehydrogenase, translating to MTSEAASNPLREESVTLKAADPCCIVVFGATGDLTHRKLIPALFRLSKQKLLHPQTPIVGFARRRLDSDAFREDMRRTVAGSDGSSPGWQRFAGSLFYQPGAFEDPEAFRALGRLLNDLDEKRGIPGNRLFYFATPPSEYAALVRNIGEAGLARRAKRSDVSSPWSRVIIEKPFGRDLRTARELNALVHTVFHESQIYRIDHYLGKETVQNILVFRLGNGIFEPLWNNRYVEQVQITVAESVGVEGRAAYFDSAGITRDIFQNHMMQLLTLTAMEPPARFDADSVRDEKAKVLRTIRPMKPEIVARDTVRAQYVAGAVGGAPVPGYREEPGVNPRSQTETFLAARIKVDNWRWSGVPFYLRTGKRLPKRATEIAIVFRNPPYALFRSAGCEALEANVLRLRIQPDEGISLSFGSKTPGQSLHIDPVQMDFYYLTSFGQDPPDAYERLLLDCNLGDSTLFARRDEVELAWEFVDGILGAWSSGQGPPLLTYRAGTWGPAEADELVRRDRHHWYLL from the coding sequence CTGACTTCCGAGGCGGCGTCGAATCCCCTCCGCGAAGAGAGCGTCACCCTCAAGGCCGCCGACCCCTGTTGCATCGTCGTGTTCGGCGCCACGGGCGACCTCACGCACCGAAAGCTCATCCCGGCGCTCTTCCGGCTCTCGAAGCAGAAGCTCCTGCATCCCCAGACCCCGATCGTGGGCTTCGCCCGCCGGCGCCTCGATTCGGACGCGTTCCGCGAGGACATGCGCCGGACCGTCGCGGGCTCGGACGGCTCCTCTCCTGGGTGGCAGCGCTTCGCCGGTTCCCTCTTCTATCAGCCGGGCGCCTTCGAGGACCCGGAGGCCTTCCGCGCTCTGGGACGCCTCCTGAACGATCTCGATGAGAAACGGGGGATCCCCGGAAACCGCCTCTTCTATTTCGCGACCCCTCCCTCGGAATACGCCGCCCTGGTGCGCAACATCGGAGAGGCGGGCCTTGCCCGGCGCGCGAAGCGCTCCGACGTATCGTCTCCCTGGTCGCGCGTGATCATCGAGAAGCCCTTCGGGCGCGATTTGAGAACCGCGCGCGAGCTGAACGCGCTCGTCCACACGGTATTTCACGAAAGCCAGATCTACCGCATCGACCATTACCTCGGCAAGGAGACCGTCCAGAACATCCTGGTCTTCCGCCTCGGGAACGGAATCTTCGAGCCGCTCTGGAACAACCGCTACGTCGAGCAGGTGCAGATCACGGTCGCGGAATCGGTCGGGGTCGAAGGCCGCGCGGCCTATTTCGACAGCGCCGGGATTACGAGGGACATCTTCCAGAATCACATGATGCAGCTCCTCACGCTCACGGCGATGGAGCCCCCCGCGCGATTCGACGCGGATTCGGTGCGGGATGAGAAGGCCAAGGTGCTGCGCACCATCCGGCCCATGAAACCCGAGATCGTCGCCCGCGACACCGTCCGGGCGCAGTACGTGGCCGGCGCCGTGGGCGGCGCGCCGGTTCCCGGGTATCGCGAGGAGCCGGGCGTGAATCCGCGCTCCCAAACGGAAACGTTCCTGGCAGCCCGGATCAAAGTGGACAACTGGCGCTGGTCCGGCGTGCCCTTCTACCTGCGCACCGGGAAGAGGCTTCCCAAGCGCGCGACCGAGATCGCGATCGTGTTCCGCAATCCCCCGTACGCGCTCTTCCGTTCGGCGGGATGCGAAGCGCTCGAGGCCAACGTTCTTCGCCTGAGGATCCAGCCCGACGAGGGAATCTCGCTTTCGTTCGGATCGAAGACGCCGGGCCAGTCCCTCCATATCGACCCGGTGCAGATGGATTTCTACTACCTCACGTCGTTCGGCCAGGATCCGCCGGACGCGTACGAACGCCTTCTCCTCGACTGCAATCTCGGCGACTCGACGCTGTTCGCGAGGCGCGACGAGGTGGAGCTTGCCTGGGAATTCGTGGACGGGATCCTCGGCGCGTGGAGCTCCGGCCAGGGTCCTCCCCTCCTCACCTACCGGGCCGGAACCTGGGGACCGGCCGAGGCGGATGAATTGGTCCGGCGAGACCGCCATCACTGGTATCTGCTATGA
- a CDS encoding cytochrome c — protein sequence MFRATARWSLSVPAVVVALALVAGCSHRKSEPALEYMPNMAYSPAVKAQNEDPLRPGMSAMRPPVPGTVPRGFTPYRYGVEDSLAAQRDLVNPLPRTADVLGRGERVFMTYCVVCHGPKGDGQGYIVPKFPMPPSLLSQKVSGWPDGRIYHVITRGQNLMPNYASQIQPEDRWAVIHYVRALERAANPLPQDLAAAGIKPDTTAGETKAPAGPVPGAGEGKAPVGGKP from the coding sequence GTGTTTAGGGCGACCGCGCGGTGGAGTCTCTCCGTGCCGGCGGTGGTGGTCGCGCTGGCCCTCGTGGCGGGCTGCTCGCACCGGAAGAGCGAGCCGGCGCTGGAGTACATGCCGAACATGGCCTATTCGCCGGCGGTCAAAGCGCAGAACGAAGATCCTCTGCGCCCCGGAATGTCGGCGATGCGCCCTCCGGTGCCTGGAACCGTGCCGCGCGGGTTCACGCCGTACCGTTACGGCGTCGAGGACAGCCTCGCCGCGCAGCGAGACCTTGTTAACCCCCTCCCGCGCACCGCGGACGTCCTGGGGCGAGGGGAGCGGGTCTTCATGACGTACTGCGTCGTCTGCCACGGGCCCAAGGGGGATGGACAGGGCTACATCGTGCCCAAGTTTCCGATGCCCCCGTCTCTGCTGTCGCAGAAAGTGAGCGGTTGGCCCGACGGCCGGATCTACCACGTGATCACGCGCGGCCAGAACCTCATGCCGAACTACGCATCGCAAATCCAGCCGGAGGACCGCTGGGCCGTGATCCATTACGTTCGCGCGCTCGAGCGCGCCGCGAATCCGCTTCCGCAAGATCTCGCGGCGGCCGGGATCAAACCCGATACGACGGCGGGGGAGACGAAGGCGCCGGCCGGCCCCGTCCCGGGCGCCGGGGAGGGGAAGGCTCCGGTGGGAGGGAAGCCATGA
- the coxB gene encoding cytochrome c oxidase subunit II has product MKNRKGWALFLIVGLSVAAALIASPAGAWLLHPVTPVARDVRSLFYKAVAITAFFFIVAEGLLLVAVLRFRAKPGVPAATWHENLRLELVWTAIPTLAMVVLSGPAFSTMKYMETIPKSDVQIEVVGHQWFWEYRYPKYGVIFANEPLVVPAGKIISANVTSIDVVHSWFVPDFGIKMDANPGRINHVWFQVDHPGTFEGQCAELCGVLHGKMFITVNVVTPEEFERWIEQKKKGV; this is encoded by the coding sequence ATGAAGAACCGAAAGGGCTGGGCGCTGTTTCTCATCGTCGGGTTGAGCGTCGCGGCGGCGCTCATCGCAAGCCCCGCCGGCGCGTGGCTGCTTCACCCCGTGACACCCGTGGCGCGCGACGTGCGCTCCCTCTTCTACAAGGCGGTGGCCATCACCGCGTTCTTCTTCATCGTCGCGGAAGGGCTGCTCCTGGTCGCGGTCCTGCGCTTCCGCGCCAAGCCTGGAGTGCCCGCGGCCACCTGGCATGAGAACTTGAGGCTCGAGCTCGTCTGGACCGCGATCCCGACGCTCGCGATGGTGGTGCTCTCGGGGCCCGCCTTCAGCACGATGAAGTACATGGAGACCATCCCGAAGTCGGACGTCCAGATCGAGGTGGTCGGGCACCAGTGGTTCTGGGAGTACCGCTATCCCAAGTACGGCGTCATCTTCGCCAACGAGCCGCTCGTCGTCCCGGCGGGGAAGATCATCTCGGCGAATGTGACATCGATCGACGTCGTGCACAGCTGGTTTGTGCCCGATTTCGGCATTAAGATGGATGCGAACCCGGGGAGGATCAATCACGTGTGGTTCCAGGTGGACCACCCGGGCACGTTTGAAGGTCAGTGCGCCGAGCTGTGCGGGGTCCTCCACGGCAAGATGTTCATCACGGTGAACGTGGTGACCCCGGAAGAGTTCGAGCGCTGGATCGAGCAGAAGAAGAAGGGAGTCTAG
- the pgl gene encoding 6-phosphogluconolactonase, which produces MKDSNAHVRILADRDEVARVAAEELIAAVAGATPERPRRILLSGGTTPEPLYRILASEPTRSRIDWNSIECYFGDERPVPQDHPESNSGLAFRTLLEPLGLQAPRTYRIRGEASDLELAARRYEALIRARFAAPPPADPSFDLVYLGLGEDGHTASLFPGVRIPDDPPRLVVAVWIEALQGMRATVTYRLLNAARRIVFLVAGKEKAIAVQRTLAPGEGEEPTPAARVSPANGEVIWLLDRGAAGRLPRTTAQALEEERR; this is translated from the coding sequence ATGAAAGACTCCAACGCGCACGTGCGGATCCTCGCGGACCGGGATGAGGTGGCCCGCGTCGCCGCCGAGGAGCTGATTGCGGCGGTCGCGGGAGCGACGCCCGAGAGGCCGCGACGCATCCTCCTTTCCGGCGGGACGACGCCGGAGCCCCTGTACCGGATCCTCGCTTCCGAGCCGACGAGAAGCCGGATCGATTGGAACTCCATCGAGTGCTATTTCGGCGACGAGCGTCCGGTTCCCCAGGATCATCCGGAATCGAATTCCGGCCTCGCGTTCCGAACGCTGCTCGAGCCGCTCGGGCTCCAGGCGCCCCGCACATACCGGATCCGGGGCGAGGCATCCGATCTCGAGCTGGCGGCCCGGCGCTACGAGGCGCTCATCCGCGCGCGCTTCGCCGCCCCGCCCCCGGCCGATCCATCCTTCGATCTCGTATACCTGGGCCTGGGGGAAGACGGGCACACGGCTTCTCTTTTCCCAGGCGTGAGAATTCCGGACGATCCGCCGCGCCTCGTCGTCGCGGTCTGGATCGAGGCGCTCCAGGGAATGCGGGCCACCGTGACCTACAGGCTCCTGAACGCCGCGCGCCGCATTGTCTTTCTCGTCGCGGGCAAGGAAAAGGCGATTGCGGTCCAGCGGACGCTCGCTCCCGGCGAGGGTGAGGAGCCGACCCCAGCCGCGCGCGTTTCGCCCGCGAACGGCGAGGTGATTTGGCTTCTCGACCGAGGCGCAGCGGGGCGCCTCCCCCGGACCACCGCGCAGGCGCTCGAAGAGGAGCGCCGGTGA
- a CDS encoding protoheme IX farnesyltransferase, whose amino-acid sequence MSLPVSSYLQLTKPRIVLLVLVTALASLVMEGSLLQRPWRFLLVLTAITMVAGSANAFNQYFERDLDAQMARTRTRRPLPLNQMLPRNALFFAIALGILSVALLFWVGSGLSAWLALGTILFYGFGYTLWLKPRTVHNIVIGGAAGAMGPVIAWAAASGGLGLAPILLFLVIFLWTPPHFWALALCVKEDYRKVRIPMLPLVRGDAETYRQIEIYSVVLVALTLAMPFLRTGGLLYALLALGLGGVFVWKAVRARRLATVRSAWEVFGFSILYLFVLFLGLIADAIWRIPIL is encoded by the coding sequence ATGAGCTTGCCCGTCTCTAGCTATCTCCAGCTCACCAAGCCGCGCATCGTCCTCCTGGTGCTCGTCACGGCTCTCGCGTCTCTCGTGATGGAGGGATCGCTGCTTCAAAGACCCTGGCGGTTCCTGCTCGTGCTAACCGCGATCACCATGGTGGCCGGCTCCGCGAACGCGTTCAACCAGTACTTCGAGCGGGATCTCGACGCCCAGATGGCGCGGACGCGCACCCGCAGACCGCTCCCTTTGAATCAGATGCTCCCCAGGAACGCGCTCTTCTTCGCGATCGCCCTCGGAATCCTCTCGGTCGCGCTTCTCTTCTGGGTCGGGAGCGGGCTCAGCGCCTGGCTCGCGCTCGGGACGATCCTCTTCTACGGTTTCGGCTATACGCTCTGGCTCAAGCCGCGCACCGTCCACAACATCGTGATCGGCGGGGCGGCGGGAGCCATGGGCCCCGTGATCGCGTGGGCGGCGGCCAGCGGCGGCTTGGGACTCGCTCCCATCCTTCTCTTCCTCGTGATCTTCCTCTGGACGCCGCCTCACTTCTGGGCGCTCGCGCTTTGCGTCAAGGAGGACTACCGGAAGGTCCGCATCCCGATGCTCCCGCTCGTGCGGGGGGACGCGGAGACCTACCGCCAAATCGAGATCTACAGCGTCGTGCTGGTCGCCCTCACCCTGGCGATGCCTTTCTTGCGCACAGGCGGCCTCCTCTACGCCCTCCTGGCCCTCGGTTTGGGGGGCGTCTTCGTCTGGAAGGCCGTCCGGGCCCGGCGGCTCGCGACCGTGCGCTCGGCGTGGGAGGTATTCGGGTTTTCGATCCTGTATCTGTTCGTTCTCTTCCTCGGGCTCATCGCCGACGCGATCTGGCGAATCCCGATCCTCTGA
- a CDS encoding class I fructose-bisphosphate aldolase — MNPETVLAPKASAAQAAGTRRSTERVREILSWYSSDNPGTKTNIARLLNHGALAGTGRLVILPVDQGFEHGPARSFSSNPAGYDPRFHFELAIEAGCNAYAAPLGFIEAGAAEFAGEIPLILKLNNHDVLHDEKDPISAVTAGVSDALRLGCCAIGFTIYPGSAHAQRMYEQIRAMAEEAKRFGLAVVIWSYPRGSSISKAGETGIDVVAYAAHIAAQLGAHILKVKLPTEHIEQEEARKAYEKNAIPVATLADRVRHVVQSSFDGRRIVIFSGGAKKENDEELLNEARAIRDGGGFGSIIGRNSFQRKKPEALKLLRAVIAIYSGAAR; from the coding sequence ATGAATCCTGAGACGGTCCTGGCACCGAAAGCGTCCGCCGCGCAAGCGGCGGGGACGCGCCGCTCCACCGAGCGGGTCCGAGAGATCCTCTCCTGGTACAGCTCCGACAACCCGGGGACCAAGACGAACATCGCGCGTCTCTTGAACCACGGCGCGCTCGCGGGCACCGGAAGGCTCGTCATTCTTCCGGTGGACCAAGGGTTCGAGCACGGCCCCGCACGGTCCTTCTCCTCGAACCCCGCGGGATACGATCCGCGATTCCACTTCGAGCTGGCCATCGAGGCGGGGTGCAACGCCTATGCCGCCCCGCTCGGGTTCATCGAGGCGGGGGCGGCGGAATTCGCGGGGGAGATCCCACTCATTCTGAAATTGAATAATCACGACGTCCTCCACGACGAAAAGGATCCGATCTCCGCGGTAACCGCCGGCGTGAGTGACGCGCTCCGCCTTGGCTGCTGCGCGATCGGGTTCACGATCTACCCGGGGTCCGCCCACGCCCAGAGAATGTACGAGCAGATCCGGGCGATGGCGGAGGAAGCCAAGCGATTCGGCCTCGCCGTCGTGATCTGGAGCTATCCGCGCGGGTCCAGCATAAGCAAGGCGGGCGAGACCGGCATCGACGTCGTCGCCTACGCCGCCCACATCGCCGCCCAGCTCGGCGCCCACATCCTCAAGGTGAAGCTTCCAACCGAGCACATCGAACAGGAGGAGGCGCGGAAAGCTTACGAGAAAAACGCGATCCCCGTGGCGACGCTGGCCGATCGGGTGCGGCACGTGGTGCAGTCCTCGTTCGACGGACGGCGCATCGTGATCTTCTCGGGGGGCGCGAAGAAGGAAAACGACGAGGAGTTGTTGAACGAGGCCCGCGCGATCCGCGACGGCGGCGGCTTCGGCTCCATCATAGGCCGAAACTCGTTCCAGAGGAAAAAGCCGGAGGCCCTGAAGCTCCTTCGGGCCGTCATCGCGATCTATTCCGGCGCCGCGCGGTAG
- the ctaD gene encoding cytochrome c oxidase subunit I — protein sequence MEAGTVVARPVPPHAAAAYPGTKPRSGIFKWLLTSDHKLIGVMYLWLAFFFFSIAGAFAMVMRAQLSAPGLHVLRPEVYNQLMSLHGTFMVFFFTIPIMAGIANYVVPIQLGARDMAFPRLNAVSFWLLVPAGLLMLSSLFLHGGSAAAGWTSYPPLTDRQFSPGPGVDLWILGLHLAGASSILGGINFVVTILNLRAPGMTMFKMPMFCWTVLVTQTIILFATPVLAGALTMALTDRMFGTSFFHPAAGGDPVLWQHLFWFYSHPAVYIMVLPGMGMISQILPAFSGKRLFGYKGMVLATAGIGFIGYLVWGHHMFATGIDYRLRQFFSFASMVIAVPTGIKIWSWLATIWGGSLRFRTPMLFAVGFIALFIIGGITGIWLALVPFDIQVHDTYFVVAHLHYVLFGGSLMAIMAGIYYWFPKISGKLYNEFWGKVHFWLTFIGMNLTFMPMHMMGMLGMPRRIYTYRPEFASWNHVASAGAAVLGVGMTIFAVNMLWSLGRGKRAPVDPWTHSAETRTLEWTVSSPPPAENFHTIPVIR from the coding sequence ATGGAAGCCGGCACCGTCGTCGCCAGACCGGTCCCGCCGCACGCGGCGGCCGCGTACCCCGGCACGAAGCCGAGGTCAGGCATTTTCAAGTGGCTCCTCACCAGCGACCACAAGCTGATCGGGGTGATGTATCTCTGGCTCGCATTTTTCTTTTTCTCGATCGCCGGCGCGTTCGCGATGGTCATGCGGGCGCAGCTTTCGGCCCCCGGGCTCCATGTCCTCCGTCCCGAAGTCTATAACCAGCTCATGTCGCTTCACGGGACGTTCATGGTCTTTTTCTTCACCATACCCATCATGGCGGGGATCGCAAACTACGTCGTGCCGATTCAGCTCGGCGCGCGCGACATGGCGTTCCCGCGCTTGAACGCGGTGAGCTTCTGGCTCCTGGTTCCGGCCGGTTTGCTCATGCTCTCGAGCCTGTTCCTCCACGGAGGGTCGGCGGCGGCCGGCTGGACGAGCTATCCGCCCCTCACGGACCGGCAGTTCTCCCCGGGTCCCGGCGTCGATCTTTGGATCCTGGGGCTCCATCTCGCGGGGGCATCGTCCATCTTGGGCGGGATCAACTTCGTTGTGACGATCCTGAACCTCCGGGCGCCCGGGATGACGATGTTCAAGATGCCGATGTTCTGCTGGACGGTGCTCGTGACCCAGACGATCATCCTCTTCGCGACCCCGGTTCTCGCGGGGGCGCTCACCATGGCGCTCACCGACCGCATGTTTGGAACGAGCTTCTTCCATCCGGCGGCCGGAGGGGATCCGGTCCTGTGGCAGCACCTCTTCTGGTTCTATTCGCACCCCGCCGTTTACATCATGGTGCTTCCGGGCATGGGAATGATTTCCCAGATTCTGCCGGCGTTCTCGGGGAAACGCCTCTTCGGCTACAAGGGCATGGTGCTCGCGACCGCCGGAATCGGGTTCATCGGGTACCTGGTCTGGGGCCATCACATGTTCGCCACCGGCATCGACTACCGCCTCCGCCAGTTTTTCAGCTTCGCGTCGATGGTGATCGCGGTGCCGACCGGCATCAAGATCTGGTCCTGGCTCGCGACCATCTGGGGCGGCTCGCTGCGATTCCGGACCCCGATGCTCTTTGCCGTCGGATTCATCGCGCTCTTCATCATCGGCGGGATCACCGGCATTTGGCTCGCGCTCGTGCCGTTCGACATCCAGGTGCACGACACCTACTTCGTGGTCGCGCACCTGCACTACGTGCTTTTCGGCGGTTCGCTGATGGCGATCATGGCCGGGATCTACTACTGGTTCCCGAAAATCTCGGGGAAGCTCTACAACGAGTTCTGGGGAAAGGTGCACTTCTGGCTCACGTTCATCGGGATGAACCTCACGTTCATGCCGATGCACATGATGGGCATGCTGGGAATGCCGCGCCGCATCTATACGTATCGCCCCGAGTTCGCGAGCTGGAACCACGTTGCAAGCGCCGGCGCCGCCGTGCTCGGGGTGGGCATGACGATCTTCGCGGTGAACATGCTGTGGAGTCTGGGACGCGGTAAGCGCGCCCCCGTGGATCCGTGGACCCATTCGGCCGAGACCCGGACTCTCGAGTGGACGGTCAGCTCGCCTCCTCCCGCCGAGAACTTCCACACGATTCCGGTCATCCGCTAG